The following proteins are encoded in a genomic region of Periophthalmus magnuspinnatus isolate fPerMag1 chromosome 10, fPerMag1.2.pri, whole genome shotgun sequence:
- the purab gene encoding transcriptional activator protein Pur-alpha, with protein MADRDSGSDHGGPTTGPLPPGAMGGMSRLQHDTEELASKRVDIQNKRFYLDVKQNVKGRFLKIAEVGAGGNKSRLTLSMSVAVEFRDYLGDFIEHYAQLGPSNPDLVQDEPRRALKSEFLVRENRKYYMDLKENQRGRFLRIRQTVNRGPGLGSAQGQTIALPAQGLIEFRDALAKLIDDYGVDEDPAELPEGTSLTVDNKRFFFDVGSNKYGVFMRVSEVKPTYRNSITVPCKVWSKFGNTFSKYAEEMRQIQERSREKRASELMPESHGGDEGEDD; from the coding sequence ATGGCGGACAGAGACAGTGGCAGTGACCACGGAGGGCCCACCACAGGCCCGCTGCCTCCGGGGGCGATGGGCGGCATGTCCCGTCTGCAGCACGACACCGAGGAGCTCGCCTCGAAGCGGGTCGACATCCAGAACAAGCGCTTCTACCTGGACGTGAAGCAGAACGTCAAAGGCCGCTTCCTAAAGATAGCCGAGGTCGGCGCTGGGGGAAACAAGAGCCGCCTGACTCTGTCCATGTCAGTAGCCGTGGAGTTCCGAGACTATCTCGGGGACTTTATCGAGCACTACGCCCAGCTGGGCCCCTCCAACCCGGACTTGGTGCAGGACGAGCCACGGCGGGCGCTGAAGAGCGAGTTCCTGGTGCGGGAGAACCGTAAATACTACATGGATCTGAAGGAGAACCAGAGGGGGCGGTTCCTGAGGATCCGGCAGACCGTTAACCGGGGGCCGGGGCTCGGCAGCGCACAGGGCCAGACCATCGCTCTCCCCGCGCAGGGGCTCATCGAGTTCCGTGACGCTTTGGCCAAACTCATCGATGACTACGGGGTGGACGAGGACCCCGCGGAGCTGCCAGAGGGCACGTCTCTGACCGTGGACAACAAGCGCTTCTTCTTCGACGTGGGCTCCAACAAGTACGGCGTGTTCATGCGGGTCAGCGAGGTGAAGCCCACGTACCGGAACTCCATCACGGTGCCCTGCAAAGTGTGGTCCAAATTCGGCAACACGTTCAGCAAGTACGCGGAGGAGATGAGGCAGATCCAGGAGCGGAGTAGAGAGAAGCGGGCCTCAGAATTGATGCCCGAGAGTCACGGGGGCGACGAGGGCGAGGACGACTGA